A stretch of Henckelia pumila isolate YLH828 chromosome 4, ASM3356847v2, whole genome shotgun sequence DNA encodes these proteins:
- the LOC140861246 gene encoding uncharacterized mitochondrial protein AtMg00240-like, with amino-acid sequence MDPKIDLNSDGDILDNGSHYPSLVGRLLYLTITRPDITFAVHKLSQFVASPRPPHLKEVHHLFRYMNRTPGQGIFFPASSPLQLKAFSDADWGSCTDSRKSTTGFCIFLGTALISWKAKKQNTVSWSSAEAEYRAMTATSS; translated from the coding sequence ATGGATCCTAAAATTGATCTTAATTCGGATGGTGATATTTTGGACAATGGCTCTCATTATCCAAGTCTAGTTGGCCGTTTACTATATCTTACCATTACTCGCCCGGACATTACATTTGCCGTCCATAAACTCAGCCAATTTGTCGCAAGTCCTCGTCCTCCACATCTTAAAGAAGTTCATCACCTTTTTCGATATATGAATCGCACCCCTGGTCAAGGGATATTCTTTCCGGCATCTTCTCCGTTACAACTAAAAGCATTTTCTGATGCGGATTGGGGCTCTTGCACTGATTCCAGGAAGTCCACCACAGGTTTTTGTATATTTCTCGGTACAGCCTTGATCTCGTGGAAGGCCAAGAAGCAAAACACGGTCTCTTGGTCATCTGCGGAAGCCGAGTATCGGGCTATGACAGCAACTTCAAGTTAA